CTCCTGCCATTAACAGACCGATGGTATTTTCATCTACGGTTCCCTGTTGAAACGTATCTTGAATTTTTCCGTCGTAAATCACCGCTATGGTATCAGAAACATTCATAACCTCGTCCAGTTCAAAAGAGATTAAAAGCACAGCTTTTCCTTTATCCCTTTCACGGATCAGGGTCTTATGCACGGTTTCAATGGCTCCTACGTCAAGTCCTCTTGTGGGCTGTACCGCAATCAGTATATCCGGATTCATGGCGACTTCACGTCCGATAATAACCTTTTGCTGATTTCCGCCTGAAAGTTCCCCCACCCGTCTGGAACCGCAGTCATCCGGCCGGACATCATACGCCTCGATGAGGGTTTTGGTAAACTCTTCCATTTTCTTTCTGTTTAAGATCCCTTTTCTGGAAAATGGCTCTTTGCGGCACCGTTCCAATACCGCATTCTCATTTACAGTGAAGTCAAGGACAAGCCCCCTTTTCTGCCGGTCCTCAGGAATGATGCTGACGCCGCTGTCTATGACCGTCCTTGGGTTTGTGTTGATGATCGGTTTCCCGCAGACCGTAATGCTTCCCCTCTCTGCAGGAACCAGGCTGCTGATGGCTTCCACCAGCTCCTTCTGCCCGTTTCCGTCTATTCCCGCGATCCCCACGATTTCTCCCTTGCGGACCCTTAAGTTAAGCCCCTTTACCGCTTCAAGCTTTCTCTCATTTTTCACAACAAGGTCTTTGATCTCCAATACCGTTTCACCCGGCTTTGCCGGAGTCTTATCCACCACCAGCTTTACTTCATGGCCTACCATAAGCGCAGCCAGCTCCTGCCCGGAAACCTTCTCTACCGGGACCGTATCAATGTATTCGCCGCGGCGGATGATGGTACAGGTATCGGAAGATGCCTTGATTTCCTTCAGTTTATGGGTGATGATGATAATGGCCTTTCCGTCATCTACCAGGTTGTGCATGATGGAAAGAAGATCTTCAATCTCCTGAGGAGTCAAAACAGCAGTAGGCTCATCAAGGATTAATAATTCCGCTCCCCGGTACAACGCTTTTAATATTTCCACCCTCTGCTGCATTCCCACAGAAATATCGCAGATTCTGGCATCCGGATCTACTTCCAGCCCGTATTTCTCAACGATTTCCAGGATCTGGTTCCTGGCCTTTTTCATATCTACAATGCCAGCACGGGATGTGGTTTCATTTCCTAAAATAATATTCTGTGTGACCGTGAAATCCTCCACCAGCATAAAATGCTGATGAACCATGCCAATGCCGTTTGCTATGGCCACATTGGGATTTTTTATGTCCACTTTTTTCCCATTGATAAATATTTCTCCCTCATCGGCCTGATACAATCCGTACAGTACATTCATCAGCGTCGACTTTCCCGCACCGTTTTCACCCAGAAGAGAATGAATGCTGCCCTTCTTAACATCCAGACTCATATCCTTCAAAGCGTAAAATGCACCGAACCGTTTTGTAATTCCGTGCATCTGGACCGCATAATCGCTGTTTACCGTGACCATGTCAATACTTTCTCCTTTCATTATTGTCCATGCTTTCTGGACATAAAGGTATACCCGCAGGGTGTTTCGGTTTTACACCGCAGGCTCTTTCGATTCCTGCGGTGTAAAATTTTATCTCCTCTATTCAGAAATAAATGCTTCATATTCCTCTTTCGTGGTCGGCGGTGTCAGTTCTCCGCTCTTAATTTTATCCTTCACCTTTAAGGTATCCTCATAAACCCCTTCCGGCATGTTACCATGCTCCTCAGGAATTCCCACACAGTCTTCCTGTAAACCAAAGGTAAGGGTTTTACCACCAATTTCCTCGCCGTTCATTGCTTCTTCCGATACTTCCTGTACTGCTTTTCCAACTAATTTAAGAGCTGATGTCAACAC
The nucleotide sequence above comes from Lacrimispora sp. BS-2. Encoded proteins:
- a CDS encoding ABC transporter ATP-binding protein; translation: MKGESIDMVTVNSDYAVQMHGITKRFGAFYALKDMSLDVKKGSIHSLLGENGAGKSTLMNVLYGLYQADEGEIFINGKKVDIKNPNVAIANGIGMVHQHFMLVEDFTVTQNIILGNETTSRAGIVDMKKARNQILEIVEKYGLEVDPDARICDISVGMQQRVEILKALYRGAELLILDEPTAVLTPQEIEDLLSIMHNLVDDGKAIIIITHKLKEIKASSDTCTIIRRGEYIDTVPVEKVSGQELAALMVGHEVKLVVDKTPAKPGETVLEIKDLVVKNERKLEAVKGLNLRVRKGEIVGIAGIDGNGQKELVEAISSLVPAERGSITVCGKPIINTNPRTVIDSGVSIIPEDRQKRGLVLDFTVNENAVLERCRKEPFSRKGILNRKKMEEFTKTLIEAYDVRPDDCGSRRVGELSGGNQQKVIIGREVAMNPDILIAVQPTRGLDVGAIETVHKTLIRERDKGKAVLLISFELDEVMNVSDTIAVIYDGKIQDTFQQGTVDENTIGLLMAGGKNHG